TCTCTCCTGCCACTCGTGCGGGGCGCGACGCCGGACCAGGCTGGACGCATGGACATCGTGGAGCTCGTGATGAGGCTGGTCGTGGTCGCGGCGCTCGTGGCGCCGCTCGTGGTGATGGCGCTGCGGCGCCCGCCGGCAGGTGGTCGGTTCCCTGCGGGGACGGACGACGGCTGGACGTGGACCCCGAGGGCGGCGGCGCCGACCACGCCGCGTGTTGTCAGAACGAGCGTGACCTCGAGGCCTCGCTCGCTCTGACAGGGGAGGATCGCGCGCCGACCTGTCAGAACCAGCGAGGGCTCGAGTGCTCTCTCGATCTGACAGGTCCCGGCAGTGGTCGCGCGACCACGGCGCGGCACGGTTGTCTCAGAACGGGCGGGTGCGGGAGTATCCGCGCATGGCCTCCCGACGACGTGATCCTGTCCCCGCTGTCGCCCTCCTGCTGACCGCTCCGTTGCTGGTGATCGCGGCGTGCTCTGCGCCTCCCGTGCAGGAACCGGCGATCGAGGTCGTGGCCCAGGAGGGAGCTTTCGACCCGCTCGCGATCACGCTGACCGGGCTCGGGGCAGGGCAGGAGGTGCGGCTCGAGGCGACGGCCGGCATCGGCGGGTCCGCCTACTCGTCGCACGCCACGTTCATCGCGGACGACGAGGGACGGGTGGACCTCGCGGACGTCGCACCGACCGACGGGTCGTGGACGACGCCCGATGCGATGGGACCGTTCTGGTCGATGGTCGGGCCGCCGTCGGCGGTCTTCGAACGGCGGGCCGACCATCAGGTCCGGCTCACCGTGAGCGCGGGCGACGAGGAGCTGACCCATGTCGTCGTCGAGCGGCGTGGCGCACTGACCGACGCCAGGTTCAGGGAGGTCGGCGACGACGGCCTGATCGCCTACTACGCGGCGCCCTCGGACCTCTCGACCGACGAGCCGTTGCCCGCCGTCCTCGTGTTCGGGGGATCGGAGGGCGGACTCGACGCCGCGCGTGCATCGGCGGACTCGATCGCGGCGCTCGGCTACCCCGCCCTGGCGGTGAGCTACTTCAAGAGCCCGGGGCAGCCGTCGACGCTCACCGAGGTCCCGGTCGAGACGTTCCTCACCGGACTCGAGTGGTTGCGTGCGCAGCCAGGTGTCGACACGGAGCGGGTCTTCGCGTTCGGGACGTCGCGTGGGGGAGAGATGGCGCTGTGGCTCGCGGCGAACCGCCCGGAGCAGGTCTACGGCGCGTTCGCCCCCGTCGGAGCGGGGTACCTCGTCTGCGGGATCCCGGACGCGCGGAAGTCGGCCTGGACCTTCGAAGGCTCCCCGATGCCCTGCCTGCCGATGAACGAACCGATGGGCTCGAACACCGCGGTGCAGGTCCCGGTCGAGGAGGTCTCGGGGCCTGTGGTCCTCGCGTGCGGGAGTGCCGATGCCGTGTGGCGGTCCTGCGACCTGCTCGACGAGATGGCGTCTCGGTTCGACGATCCCGAGCGCGTGCACGCGATCGTTCAGCGCGGGGCGGGGCACCTCGTCACCGCACCTCCCTACGTCCCGTGGGGTCTCGACGAGCCCGGTGCCACCCCTGCGGCGACCCACCAGGCCCGCGTCGACTTCTGGGATGCGGTCGACGCAGTGCTCGCGCAGGCGCGCCAGGAGTAGGTCCTCGAGGCGGATCGAGGGGTGAGCCACCGGCCCGGCGTGCCGGGTTGTGCCGGATTGGTGAGGTACGGGAACATATACCCATGGCCTCCCGACGACGTGACCATGTCCCTGCCGTTGCCCTCCTGCTGACCGCTTCGTCGCTGGTCGTCGCGGCATGCTCTGCGCCTCCCGAACCCGAGCCGGCGATCGAGGTCGTCGAGCAGGACGGGGCCTTCGACCCGCTCGCGATCACGCTGACTGGGCTCGGCGCGGGGCGCGAGGTGCGGCTGGTCGCGACGACGGAGCTCGACGGGAGCGCGATGTCGTCGCGCGCACTGTTCACCGCTGACGACGAGGGGCGCGTCGATCTCGCGAGGGACGCCCCCACCGAGGGCTCGTGGACGACTCCTGACGCCATGGGGCCGTTCTGGTCGATGGCGGGCAACCTGCCCGGAGTGGGGTCAGGAGGTGCGGACCACTCGGTGACGCTGTCGGTGAGCGCTGACGGCGAAGCGCTGGCCGAGACGGTCGTCGAGCGGACCGGGTACGGGGCGGACGTCGAGGTCCGCGACGTGTCCGACGGTGGCATGGTCGCCGCGTACGCGACACCGGACGGGCTCTCGGCCGACGCCTCGTTGCCGGCCGTGCTCGTGTTCAGCGGCTCCGACGGGGGGCTGGGCCTCGCCCGAGCCACCGCCACGTGGCTCGCCGAGCTCGGGTATCCGGCGCTGGCGATCAGCTACTTCAAGAGCCCGGGGCAGCCGCCCGCGCTCGCGGACGTACCGGTCGAGACCTTCCTCACCGGACTCGCCTGGCTCCACGACCAGCCGGGGGTCGACACCGAGCGCGTCTTCACGTTCGGGGTCTCACGGGGAGGCGAGATGGCCTTGTGGCTCGCGGCCAACCGCCCCGACGAGGTGTACGGCGCGTTCGCCCCGACGGGGTCGGGCATCGTGTTCTGCGGCTACCCGGACGCGACACGACCAGCCTGGACCGTGGCGGGGGCCGGGCTGCCGTGTGCACAGTACACGCGGGCTCCGATGAGCCCGGAGACGAAGGTCGCCGTCGAGGAGATCGCCGGGCCGGTCGTCCTCGCGTGCGGGACGGCCGACCCGGTGTGGGTGGCCTGCGACCTTCTTGCCGAGATGACGCCCCGGTTCAGCGATCCGGAGCAGGTCCGTTCGCTCGTCCAGGAGGATGCGGGGCACTTCATCACGTACGCGCCCTACCTCCCCCTGGGCCTGAACGAGCCCGACGCGACCCCCGCGGCGACGCACCAGGCCCGCGTCGACTTCTGGAACACGGTCGAGGAGGTGCTCGCGGAGGCGCGGCAGTAGCAGGGGCAGACGTGTGCGGCCCGTGGACTACGCGGGCGTCCCGCGTCCCACCGGCCCGGTCCCGCGTCACACCGGCCACGGGCTGCGTCCCACGGGGCCACGGGCACAGCACGACGCCCCGGTCTCCACGAAGGAGACCGGGGCGTCGGTGCGTCGCGCAGGCGGGGTCAGCGGGCGCCGACCGCCTCCTCCGAGGGGCCTGCGGAGGCGGAGAGCGAGTCGAGCTCGGTCGCCTCCCACGTGGCCTGGCCGAGGCTCGGGATCATGGCTCCGAGCGCGGGACGCCACGTCGCGAACTGCTGCGGGAAGCAGCGCTCGAGGACGTCGATCATCGCGGGGACGGCGGTCGAGGCACCCGGCGAGGCGCCGAGCAGGCCGGCGATCGAGCCGTCCGCGGCCGCGATGACCTCGGTGCCGAACTCGAGCACGCCGCCCTTGACCGGGTCCTTCTTGATGACCTGGACGCGCTGGCCCGCGGTGATCTTCTCCCAGTCCTTGGGGTGGGCCGTGGGCATGAAGGCCTGGAGCGCCGTGAACTTGGCCTCGGGGCTCGCGACGAGCTGGCCGACCAGGTACTGCGTGAGGTCGATGTTCTTGAGGCCCGCGCCGAGCATGGACCCGATGTTGTGGGTCCGCAGCGACGTGAAGAGGTCGAGCAGCGAGCCCTTCTTGAGGTACTTGGGGCTGAACCCGGCGTAGGGGCCGAACATCAGGTAGGTCTTGCCGTCGACGACGCGCGTGTCGAGGTGCGGGACGGACATGGGCGGCGATCCGACGTCGGCCTTGCCGTACACCTTGGCCTGGTGCTGGGCGACGATCTCCGGGTTGTCGGTGCGCAGGAACTCGCCGCTGATGGGGAAGCCGCCGTAGCCCTTGGCCTCTTTGATGCCGGCCTTCTGCAGCAGCGGCAGCGCGCCGCCGCCCGCGCCGACGAACACGAAGCGGGCGTTGACGGTGCGCGGCCCCTGCGTGGCGTTCCAGGACACGTCCTTGACGGTGACGTCCCAGGTGCCGTCCTTGCGCTTCTTGAGGCGGTTGACCTCGTGCTGGAGGTTGAGCTCGACGTCGTGGGCCGTGAGGAAGTCGAAGAGCTGCGAGGTGAGCGCTCCGAAGTCGACGTCCGTGCCGCTCGTCGCGCGGGTCGCGGCGACGGCCTCGTCGCCGTCCCGGTCGAGGACCAGCAGGGGTGCCCACTGCGCGATGACCGCGGGGTCGTCGGTGAACTCGAGCTCGCTGAACAGCGGGTGGGCGCTCAGCGCGGTGAAGCGGCGCTTGAGGTAGTCCACGTTGGCCGCACCGCGCACGAACGTCATGTGCGGGGTGTGGCTGATGAAGCTCGCGGGCTCGGGCAGGTGGCCCCCGGTGAGCAGGTGGTGCCAGAACTCGCGCGACACCTCGAACTGCTCGTTGATCGCGACAGCCTTGGAGATCTCGACGGTGCCGTCGGCCTTCTCGGGGGTGTAGTTCAGCTCGCAGAGCGCAGCGTGGCCGGTGCCAGCGTTGTTCCACGGGTTGGAGGACTCCTGGGCTACCGCGTCGAGGCGCTCGAAGACCTTGATGGTCCACGTGGGCTCGAGGAGCTTCAGGAGGGCGCCGAGGGTCGCACTCATGATGCCGCCGCCGATGAGGGCTACGTCGATGGTGTTCTGACCCGTTGTCTTCTTAGTCGCCACCGCTCGATTTTACGCTTGTGAAGGAGTGCACATGCTGTGCCGTCCATCACGGTCGTGCGTCACACTTTTTCGGGACCAAGGTCCCTGGACGTCCCGTCCTAGGTCCCCGCGACGCGCTGATCTGGTGTTTTGACCAGAAACCTCGTATCTATGCGCCAGGATGGTCACGACGGTCGCACTCGCCCCCCGCGGCCCGACTCGCCCCTCCGCCCGACCCTTCTCGTGAGGCCCCCACATGAGCACTCCCACCCCCGGCCGCGTCGTGGTGGTCGGCGCCGGCATGGTCGCCCACCGGTTCGTGAGCCAGATGATCGCACGCTCTCCCGAGGGGTCTTGGCACGTGTCCGTCGTCGGGGACGAGGCCCGTGCCCCGTACGACCGCGTGCACCTGTCCGAGTACTTCACGGGACGCTCGGCCGACGACCTGACGATGGACCCTGCCGTCTGGGACGACCCGCGGACCGAGCTGGTCACGGGCGACGCGGTCGCGGCC
This region of Oerskovia jenensis genomic DNA includes:
- a CDS encoding acyl-CoA thioesterase/BAAT N-terminal domain-containing protein, encoding MASRRRDHVPAVALLLTASSLVVAACSAPPEPEPAIEVVEQDGAFDPLAITLTGLGAGREVRLVATTELDGSAMSSRALFTADDEGRVDLARDAPTEGSWTTPDAMGPFWSMAGNLPGVGSGGADHSVTLSVSADGEALAETVVERTGYGADVEVRDVSDGGMVAAYATPDGLSADASLPAVLVFSGSDGGLGLARATATWLAELGYPALAISYFKSPGQPPALADVPVETFLTGLAWLHDQPGVDTERVFTFGVSRGGEMALWLAANRPDEVYGAFAPTGSGIVFCGYPDATRPAWTVAGAGLPCAQYTRAPMSPETKVAVEEIAGPVVLACGTADPVWVACDLLAEMTPRFSDPEQVRSLVQEDAGHFITYAPYLPLGLNEPDATPAATHQARVDFWNTVEEVLAEARQ
- a CDS encoding acyl-CoA thioesterase/bile acid-CoA:amino acid N-acyltransferase family protein, whose protein sequence is MASRRRDPVPAVALLLTAPLLVIAACSAPPVQEPAIEVVAQEGAFDPLAITLTGLGAGQEVRLEATAGIGGSAYSSHATFIADDEGRVDLADVAPTDGSWTTPDAMGPFWSMVGPPSAVFERRADHQVRLTVSAGDEELTHVVVERRGALTDARFREVGDDGLIAYYAAPSDLSTDEPLPAVLVFGGSEGGLDAARASADSIAALGYPALAVSYFKSPGQPSTLTEVPVETFLTGLEWLRAQPGVDTERVFAFGTSRGGEMALWLAANRPEQVYGAFAPVGAGYLVCGIPDARKSAWTFEGSPMPCLPMNEPMGSNTAVQVPVEEVSGPVVLACGSADAVWRSCDLLDEMASRFDDPERVHAIVQRGAGHLVTAPPYVPWGLDEPGATPAATHQARVDFWDAVDAVLAQARQE
- the mqo gene encoding malate dehydrogenase (quinone); this translates as MATKKTTGQNTIDVALIGGGIMSATLGALLKLLEPTWTIKVFERLDAVAQESSNPWNNAGTGHAALCELNYTPEKADGTVEISKAVAINEQFEVSREFWHHLLTGGHLPEPASFISHTPHMTFVRGAANVDYLKRRFTALSAHPLFSELEFTDDPAVIAQWAPLLVLDRDGDEAVAATRATSGTDVDFGALTSQLFDFLTAHDVELNLQHEVNRLKKRKDGTWDVTVKDVSWNATQGPRTVNARFVFVGAGGGALPLLQKAGIKEAKGYGGFPISGEFLRTDNPEIVAQHQAKVYGKADVGSPPMSVPHLDTRVVDGKTYLMFGPYAGFSPKYLKKGSLLDLFTSLRTHNIGSMLGAGLKNIDLTQYLVGQLVASPEAKFTALQAFMPTAHPKDWEKITAGQRVQVIKKDPVKGGVLEFGTEVIAAADGSIAGLLGASPGASTAVPAMIDVLERCFPQQFATWRPALGAMIPSLGQATWEATELDSLSASAGPSEEAVGAR